From the genome of Geoglobus ahangari, one region includes:
- a CDS encoding methionine adenosyltransferase, producing MKNIVVEKLVHTPVEEQKVEIVERKGIGHPDSIADGIAEAMSRALSKEYLKRVGAVLHHNTDETQIVAGRAKTAFGGGEVIQPIYILLVGRATKHFDGVDIPADRIALKAAKEYVRSAMRYLDPETDIVFDVRLGEGSTDLKDVFQRREGKAPLANDTSFGIGYAPFSETERLVYSIERRIYEEFRKKEKAIGEDVKVMGLREGDKIRVTIACAFVDRYVNNVNEYLTIKEDLQKFVEEVAGEHANREVEIAINTADNVEKEVVYLTVTGTSAENGDDGSVGRGNRCNGLITPGRPMSMEATSGKNPINHVGKIYNLLANQIARDCYEAIEGIKEVYVRILSQIGKPIDEPKALSIQIVPEKGYDVEKMESRAVTIAEEWLNDITKITDMVINGELSTF from the coding sequence ATGAAAAACATCGTCGTCGAGAAGCTCGTTCACACTCCTGTTGAAGAGCAGAAGGTCGAAATCGTGGAAAGAAAGGGTATCGGTCATCCTGACTCAATAGCAGATGGAATCGCAGAGGCGATGAGCAGGGCGCTCAGCAAGGAGTACCTGAAGAGGGTCGGTGCTGTTCTTCACCACAACACCGACGAGACGCAGATTGTGGCTGGAAGGGCGAAGACGGCCTTCGGTGGAGGAGAGGTTATCCAGCCCATCTACATCCTCCTCGTCGGGAGGGCGACGAAGCACTTTGACGGTGTGGACATACCGGCAGACAGGATAGCCCTGAAGGCCGCCAAGGAGTACGTGAGAAGCGCCATGAGGTACCTCGATCCGGAAACGGACATTGTCTTCGACGTCAGGCTCGGTGAGGGCTCTACAGACCTGAAAGATGTCTTCCAGAGGAGGGAGGGCAAGGCTCCGCTCGCCAACGACACCAGCTTCGGGATTGGTTACGCCCCATTCAGCGAAACCGAGAGACTCGTTTACAGCATAGAGAGAAGAATCTACGAGGAGTTCAGAAAGAAGGAGAAGGCGATAGGAGAGGACGTAAAGGTAATGGGCCTGAGAGAGGGAGACAAGATCAGGGTGACGATTGCCTGTGCGTTTGTTGACAGGTACGTGAACAATGTGAACGAGTACCTTACGATAAAGGAGGATCTGCAGAAGTTCGTTGAGGAGGTTGCCGGTGAGCATGCGAACAGGGAAGTTGAGATTGCGATAAACACGGCCGATAATGTCGAGAAGGAAGTCGTCTACCTGACCGTCACCGGCACGTCCGCGGAGAACGGTGATGACGGGAGCGTTGGCAGGGGCAACAGGTGCAATGGCCTGATAACTCCGGGCAGGCCAATGTCCATGGAGGCGACGAGCGGCAAGAACCCGATAAACCACGTTGGCAAGATCTACAACCTTCTGGCCAACCAGATCGCGAGGGACTGCTACGAAGCGATCGAGGGGATAAAGGAGGTTTACGTCAGAATCCTCTCCCAGATCGGAAAGCCCATTGACGAGCCTAAGGCTCTGAGCATCCAGATAGTTCCCGAGAAGGGATACGACGTTGAGAAGATGGAGAGCAGGGCCGTGACCATAGCCGAGGAGTGGCTCAACGACATAACAAAGATAACCGACATGGTCATAAACGGGGAGCTTTCCACCTTCTAA
- a CDS encoding phosphate uptake regulator PhoU translates to MQRLSRKVFVSGSSYIISLPKEWVVANSIKPGDTVFCTVGKTSILIQPHTEVRRVSEAVIEDERDRDMLIRKIISHYLAGYTTIRVKADSRGREGVYRAVSMLIGAEILEDSGNSIWIEIFTDERRFRVEELLEKMSNTVFAMIDDFGRALVEFDRDLLDVVIQREQEIDRLYFLILRLLKSAVRYPDVADHLNIHPKEVLGLRITLKNVERVGDHIHTMAINLKEYGKAIPELEETARVSGEIFRTAMNSFFKIDEELAREVFRMVRSYTPASVADHSSVEDALKVRRIQDGFERILGYSEDIAEIVLNLSV, encoded by the coding sequence ATGCAGAGACTGTCAAGGAAGGTATTTGTCTCGGGCTCGAGCTACATAATCTCTCTGCCCAAGGAGTGGGTGGTTGCCAACTCAATAAAGCCGGGAGACACCGTTTTCTGCACAGTCGGAAAGACATCCATTCTCATCCAGCCGCACACAGAAGTAAGGAGGGTGAGCGAGGCTGTCATAGAGGACGAGCGGGACAGGGACATGCTCATCAGGAAGATAATCTCCCACTATCTCGCAGGCTACACGACGATAAGGGTGAAAGCGGACAGCAGGGGGAGGGAGGGAGTGTACAGGGCGGTCTCGATGCTGATAGGAGCTGAGATTCTGGAGGATTCGGGGAACTCTATCTGGATCGAGATATTCACGGACGAGCGCAGGTTCAGGGTCGAGGAGCTGCTGGAAAAGATGAGCAACACAGTATTTGCGATGATCGACGACTTCGGAAGAGCCCTTGTCGAGTTTGACAGAGATCTGCTCGACGTTGTGATACAGAGGGAGCAGGAGATTGACAGGTTGTACTTCCTGATCCTGAGGCTCCTAAAATCGGCGGTGAGGTACCCGGATGTCGCCGACCACCTCAACATCCACCCCAAGGAGGTGCTCGGGCTGAGGATCACGCTCAAGAACGTGGAGAGGGTTGGAGACCACATCCACACAATGGCGATAAACCTGAAGGAGTACGGAAAGGCGATACCTGAGCTTGAAGAGACTGCGAGAGTTTCCGGTGAGATATTCAGGACGGCAATGAACTCCTTCTTCAAGATAGACGAGGAGCTCGCGAGAGAGGTCTTCAGGATGGTCAGGTCGTACACTCCAGCATCAGTTGCCGACCACAGCTCGGTTGAGGACGCGCTGAAAGTGAGGAGGATTCAGGACGGATTCGAGAGAATCCTCGGATACAGCGAGGACATAGCCGAAATCGTTCTGAATCTCTCCGTCTGA
- a CDS encoding glycosyltransferase → MAKMSAVVTAYREPEFLFEIVEDLAKRGYEVVVSADCLSEEDVRRVRELGVKATLSDVRRGKWKALNDALELVTGDYVLFVDSDTRLIDIPNPSSDVVELTKEVRGRSIVERLVAVDYLLMNVSARISSKILGFSMVNGSAFISRSDVVKRLGFRPKIIEDADFGFRAGFEGYRVAVSGRAVTKAPSTLKEWFRQRERWALGGAELFAEFLPKFLRMPRIVLPMLVLYYPAIVGFLLAMFLPDSIAIKLLYFLLPLLLSLPVKAVAIFMLLVFEFHLLRNILAMVVSFVLWVMFVALVARKYGFRLDTGILPVYYFLYSPLWTMVNVAMLFRYLILRLVGKEVSAEGWKVG, encoded by the coding sequence TGTCCGCAGTCGTCACAGCATACAGGGAACCCGAGTTTCTATTCGAGATTGTCGAAGATCTCGCCAAAAGGGGATACGAGGTGGTCGTGAGTGCCGACTGTCTCAGCGAGGAGGACGTCAGGAGGGTCAGAGAGTTGGGCGTCAAGGCAACGCTCAGCGATGTGAGGAGGGGGAAATGGAAGGCCCTGAACGACGCGCTCGAGCTTGTGACCGGAGACTACGTGCTCTTCGTCGACTCCGACACCAGGCTCATTGACATCCCGAACCCCTCCAGCGATGTTGTGGAGCTGACGAAGGAGGTCAGGGGCAGGAGTATCGTGGAGAGGCTTGTGGCGGTCGATTACCTGCTCATGAACGTCTCCGCGAGGATTTCCTCGAAGATTCTCGGATTCAGCATGGTGAACGGCTCGGCGTTCATCTCAAGGTCGGATGTTGTGAAGAGGCTGGGATTCAGGCCGAAGATAATAGAGGACGCCGACTTCGGGTTCAGGGCAGGGTTCGAGGGGTACAGGGTTGCTGTCAGTGGCAGGGCTGTGACCAAGGCTCCGTCCACCCTGAAGGAGTGGTTCAGGCAGAGGGAGCGGTGGGCTCTCGGCGGTGCGGAGCTGTTCGCAGAGTTTCTCCCAAAGTTCCTGAGGATGCCGAGGATAGTTCTGCCGATGCTCGTCCTCTACTACCCCGCCATTGTCGGATTCCTGTTAGCCATGTTCCTCCCGGACAGCATCGCGATCAAGCTCCTGTACTTTCTGCTTCCCCTGCTGCTTAGCCTACCAGTGAAGGCGGTTGCGATATTCATGCTGCTCGTATTCGAGTTCCACCTGCTCAGGAACATCCTCGCAATGGTTGTATCGTTCGTGTTATGGGTGATGTTCGTCGCACTCGTGGCGAGAAAGTACGGTTTCAGGCTGGACACGGGGATTCTACCCGTCTACTACTTCCTCTACTCTCCGCTCTGGACGATGGTCAACGTGGCCATGCTCTTCAGGTACCTCATCCTGAGGCTCGTTGGCAAGGAGGTGTCAGCAGAGGGGTGGAAGGTGGGGTAG